From Spirosoma aerolatum, one genomic window encodes:
- a CDS encoding carbohydrate kinase family protein: MASIDRPYALLSVGELLADFIGHHVSTNLVDAQDFRRYQGGSPANMAANMARLGNKVALVACVGNDSIGKYLTREINESGVDTQFITADPLEPTTIVVVSRTAGTPDFVAYRHADCQLRPEQIPDSLLAQTQLFHTTCFALSRQPAQEVIVDAARRSQAAGCQVSIDANYAPTIWPDRQQAWRVLRDYFAAGALVKVSEDDIERLYGERQAPEKVIQDFHQMGAPMICLTLGADGSLVSYDGGAKQARIPGKKIDVVDVTGAGDAYWAGFLTAYLDGYAPGNCAHAGAALAKMKLTRQGPLPEKIDRKLIYEQFE, translated from the coding sequence ATGGCTTCTATCGACCGCCCTTACGCACTGCTTTCTGTTGGTGAGCTTCTGGCCGACTTCATTGGTCATCACGTATCTACCAACCTGGTTGATGCACAGGACTTTCGCCGATACCAGGGCGGCAGTCCGGCGAATATGGCCGCCAACATGGCCCGGCTCGGCAATAAGGTAGCGCTGGTAGCCTGTGTTGGCAACGACAGTATCGGTAAATATTTAACCCGTGAGATTAACGAGTCGGGGGTTGATACGCAGTTCATTACTGCCGATCCGCTCGAACCGACGACCATAGTAGTGGTATCGCGTACCGCTGGTACACCCGATTTTGTCGCCTATCGTCATGCCGATTGTCAGCTTCGTCCCGAACAGATTCCCGACTCGTTGCTGGCTCAAACTCAGCTTTTTCACACAACCTGTTTTGCCTTAAGCCGCCAGCCTGCCCAGGAGGTTATTGTCGATGCTGCCCGGCGGTCTCAGGCGGCTGGTTGTCAGGTGAGTATCGACGCGAATTATGCCCCGACCATCTGGCCCGACCGTCAGCAAGCCTGGCGTGTATTGAGAGATTATTTTGCCGCAGGGGCGTTGGTAAAAGTGAGTGAAGATGATATAGAACGGCTCTATGGTGAGCGACAAGCTCCGGAAAAGGTTATTCAGGACTTTCATCAAATGGGAGCGCCGATGATTTGCCTAACGTTGGGTGCCGATGGAAGTCTGGTTTCCTACGATGGAGGTGCAAAACAGGCCCGAATTCCCGGCAAAAAGATCGATGTCGTCGATGTAACCGGAGCAGGCGATGCGTATTGGGCTGGTTTTCTGACGGCTTATCTGGACGGTTACGCCCCCGGCAATTGCGCGCATGCGGGAGCCGCTTTAGCCAAAATGAAACTAACCCGCCAGGGACCACTGCCCGAAAAAATAGACAGAAAATTGATCTACGAGCAGTTTGAATAA
- a CDS encoding SPFH domain-containing protein produces MELSPLIMSWGWIILLLLTFVLYKVVLRFLFGMVIVPEDRIGLVTKKYVLVGAEKGLPDGRIIATKGEAGYQAQTLAPGLYWWMWPWQYGITMQPFTVIPEGKIGLVLSNDGAELPTGNILARRVDCDNFQDTERFLSSGGQKGRQTALLTPGTYRINTFAFTITIADMTVIRENMVGIITTLDGAPLQPGQIAGKNVEGHNNFQDVDSFLKHGGNRGLQPQVVLAGSYYINPWAIQIEEIPMTEVPIGHVGVVISYIGEDGEDLTGESFKHGNIVRKGFRGVWMEPLGPGKYPINTYTMKVEGVPTTNLVLNWANARTEAHALDRNLSTITVRSKDGFPFNLDVAQIIHIPSAEAPKVIARFGSMTNLVSQVLEPTIGNYFRNSAQDSDVIAFLSTRKERQEAAREHIRAVLEVYNVNAVDTLIGDIVPPDSLMKTLTDRKIAQEEEKTYETQRMAQEKRQGMERETALADIQREVVKAQQSVEIAQRTADAAVKKSEGEARSLKLQVVAESEATKIRAEANAEARRRQAAADAEATKLTADAEAERIAKTGNAEAEKILAIGRSTAEAYELQVRAMGDDNFTRFKITEEIGKGQIRIIPDIVINGTGNGSDGSLNGLMGLQLLEQIEERKTGKVTKIVDVTKAVEPKAGESN; encoded by the coding sequence ATGGAACTAAGTCCACTTATCATGAGTTGGGGCTGGATTATCCTGCTCCTGTTGACCTTTGTACTTTATAAAGTAGTACTCCGCTTTTTGTTCGGGATGGTTATTGTTCCCGAGGATCGGATCGGTCTGGTTACGAAAAAATACGTGCTGGTTGGTGCCGAAAAAGGCCTGCCCGATGGGCGAATTATTGCTACCAAAGGCGAAGCGGGTTATCAGGCGCAAACCCTGGCTCCGGGTTTATACTGGTGGATGTGGCCCTGGCAGTATGGGATAACCATGCAACCATTTACGGTCATCCCGGAAGGGAAAATCGGTCTGGTCTTATCGAATGACGGTGCTGAATTACCAACGGGTAATATTCTGGCTCGTCGGGTCGATTGTGACAACTTTCAGGATACTGAACGCTTTCTGAGCAGTGGTGGGCAAAAAGGTCGCCAAACGGCTTTGCTGACACCCGGTACCTATCGGATCAATACGTTCGCGTTTACGATAACCATTGCCGACATGACTGTTATTCGGGAAAACATGGTCGGTATCATTACGACGCTCGATGGGGCACCTTTACAACCAGGACAGATCGCCGGTAAAAACGTAGAAGGCCATAACAACTTCCAGGATGTTGATAGCTTCCTGAAACATGGCGGTAATCGGGGACTTCAGCCGCAGGTTGTGCTGGCAGGTTCATATTACATAAATCCCTGGGCCATCCAGATTGAGGAAATACCGATGACCGAAGTGCCGATTGGCCATGTGGGCGTCGTGATTTCGTACATTGGCGAAGATGGCGAAGACCTGACCGGCGAGTCGTTTAAACACGGCAACATCGTGCGGAAAGGCTTTCGGGGCGTCTGGATGGAACCGCTGGGACCGGGTAAATACCCGATCAATACCTATACCATGAAAGTGGAAGGCGTACCGACCACGAACCTGGTCCTTAACTGGGCCAATGCCCGAACAGAAGCCCACGCGCTCGACCGAAACCTCTCGACTATTACGGTTCGCTCGAAAGACGGTTTCCCATTCAACCTCGACGTGGCCCAGATTATCCATATTCCATCGGCGGAGGCTCCGAAAGTAATTGCCCGCTTTGGGAGCATGACAAATCTGGTCTCGCAGGTACTGGAGCCGACTATCGGCAACTATTTTCGTAACTCAGCGCAGGATTCCGATGTGATTGCCTTCCTGAGTACTCGTAAAGAACGGCAGGAGGCTGCCCGCGAGCATATCCGTGCTGTACTGGAAGTGTATAACGTAAACGCTGTCGATACGCTGATTGGTGATATCGTACCACCGGATAGTCTTATGAAAACCCTGACCGATCGGAAGATTGCTCAGGAGGAGGAAAAGACCTACGAAACGCAGCGGATGGCGCAGGAAAAACGGCAGGGGATGGAACGCGAAACAGCCCTGGCCGATATTCAGCGCGAAGTGGTGAAAGCCCAGCAGAGCGTCGAAATTGCCCAGCGAACGGCTGATGCCGCCGTAAAAAAATCGGAAGGGGAGGCACGAAGCCTTAAGTTACAGGTTGTTGCTGAATCAGAAGCTACCAAGATACGGGCCGAAGCCAACGCCGAAGCGCGTCGTCGGCAGGCGGCTGCCGATGCGGAAGCTACCAAACTTACCGCCGATGCCGAAGCCGAACGCATTGCCAAAACGGGTAATGCCGAAGCCGAAAAAATTCTGGCCATTGGTCGTTCAACGGCCGAAGCCTACGAATTGCAGGTACGCGCTATGGGCGATGATAACTTTACCCGATTCAAAATCACGGAAGAGATCGGTAAGGGTCAGATACGTATCATACCCGATATCGTTATCAATGGAACGGGCAATGGCTCCGACGGATCACTGAATGGGCTAATGGGCCTTCAACTCCTGGAGCAGATCGAGGAGCGTAAAACAGGTAAGGTTACAAAAATTGTGGATGTGACCAAAGCCGTAGAGCCGAAAGCTGGGGAAAGCAACTAA
- a CDS encoding MFS transporter — protein MQTGTVQKSSTKAKPNLSFWQIWNMSFGFFGIQYGFGLQQANMSPIFRYLQADEANIPILWLAGPITGLIVQPIIGSISDRTWSPRWGRRKPFFLIGAIVTSLALFLMPNSSVLWMAASLMWILDTGLNITQEPFRAFIGDKLNDKQRDLGFAVQSFFVGFGQTLANLMPTIFRLLGLTTTAAVAANVIPNSIKYPFYLGGLAVLLAVIWTVYTTDEYPPEDMKEFERMKKEGSGIGGAFSEIFHAFKEMPSTMKQLWWVKFFTWFALPLMWQYLTLAVARHAFNAPTAESPGFQEGTEWGNICFAMFNVGCFTISFFLPAIAERIGRRATHAAFLTIGGLGFLSMLLSNDKYIFFVGMTLVGLAWGSILSMPYVLLSSSVPAERMGVYMGIFNGFIVVPQIVNNLTVRFFYPTLLNNDPRNALALAGVCLLLAAGACFLVKETKRSEEAAFPIEPGGN, from the coding sequence ATGCAAACGGGAACTGTTCAAAAATCCTCCACAAAGGCCAAACCGAATCTAAGCTTCTGGCAAATCTGGAATATGAGTTTTGGCTTTTTTGGCATTCAATATGGCTTTGGTCTACAACAGGCCAACATGAGTCCTATTTTCCGATACTTGCAGGCCGACGAAGCCAATATTCCCATCCTATGGCTGGCTGGCCCTATTACAGGATTAATTGTCCAACCCATTATTGGTTCCATCAGCGACCGAACCTGGTCGCCACGCTGGGGCCGGCGTAAACCCTTTTTCCTGATTGGCGCCATCGTAACCAGTTTAGCCCTTTTTCTGATGCCCAACTCCTCGGTCCTCTGGATGGCTGCCAGTTTAATGTGGATTCTGGATACGGGACTAAACATCACCCAAGAGCCTTTTCGGGCATTCATCGGCGATAAATTAAACGACAAGCAACGCGATTTAGGGTTTGCCGTACAAAGTTTTTTTGTGGGTTTTGGTCAAACCCTGGCCAACCTGATGCCGACGATTTTCCGGCTTCTGGGATTAACCACAACCGCTGCCGTAGCTGCCAATGTCATCCCCAACAGCATTAAATACCCATTTTATCTGGGAGGTCTTGCTGTTTTACTGGCTGTGATCTGGACGGTGTATACGACAGATGAATACCCGCCCGAAGACATGAAGGAATTTGAGCGGATGAAGAAAGAGGGTAGTGGCATTGGCGGGGCTTTTTCAGAAATATTCCATGCCTTTAAAGAGATGCCCTCGACCATGAAGCAGTTGTGGTGGGTCAAGTTTTTCACCTGGTTTGCCTTACCGCTTATGTGGCAATACCTGACGCTGGCTGTAGCCCGACATGCCTTCAACGCACCCACCGCCGAATCGCCGGGTTTCCAGGAAGGTACCGAATGGGGAAATATCTGTTTTGCCATGTTCAACGTCGGTTGCTTTACGATTTCGTTCTTTCTGCCAGCCATTGCTGAACGAATTGGCCGTCGGGCTACCCATGCCGCATTTCTAACCATCGGAGGGCTGGGTTTTCTGTCGATGTTACTCTCCAACGATAAATATATTTTCTTCGTGGGAATGACGCTGGTGGGCCTGGCCTGGGGGTCTATTCTGTCGATGCCTTATGTACTATTATCGAGCTCCGTTCCAGCCGAACGTATGGGTGTTTATATGGGTATTTTCAATGGCTTTATCGTTGTTCCGCAGATTGTCAACAACTTAACAGTGCGTTTTTTCTACCCCACCCTCCTCAACAATGACCCACGCAATGCATTGGCCTTAGCAGGAGTCTGCCTTTTACTGGCAGCCGGGGCCTGTTTTCTGGTCAAAGAGACTAAGCGGAGCGAAGAAGCGGCCTTCCCGATTGAACCCGGTGGCAACTAA
- a CDS encoding S9 family peptidase, translating to MKSTPSIFCRFFIVLVITLSNHSLWAQVPGRQIHWSADGNAYTSIEQGDLVKTDIRTGNRTVVLPKARLQPVAHDQASPIADFTFSSDSSSILLFTNTARVWRYNTRGDYYLVNRTTGELRQLGKGRPSQSLMYAKLSPDSRTVAYVSEHNLFVEDVATGKITQLTADGTRKRINGTFDWAYEEEFGCRDGFRWSPDSKQLAYWQVDATGIRDYLMLNTTDSVYSHVVPVEYPKVGESPSPTRIGIVSVAGGRDAVPTTSWLAIPGDPQQHYLPRMAWLPNGSGLIVQQLNRKQNESKLLICSTTGQSITPIYTETDKAWIDAKDDPASWEWIDGGKAFVWLSEKDGWQHLYRINADGKKETLLTPGSYDVASISHIDEATNLIYFIASPQNTNQRYLYRTRLDGKGKAERVTPADLSGTNSYVISPNGRLAQHTFTNYQTPPVRQWVTLPDHKPVSGQNGLKINTMPKPNINFFTVTTDDGVTLDGWMAKPTDFDSTKKYPVVFYVYGEPASSTVNDVFSVGQNRLFNGDMAKAGYLYVALDNRGTPNLKGAAWRKSIYRQIGRLNVRDQAMGAKKLLAQHAYMDTSRVAVWGWSGGGSTTLHLLFQYPDIYKTGISIAAVGNQLFYDNIYQERYMGLPQENREDFVNGSPVTYAKNLRGNLLYIHGTGDDNVHYDNAEVLINELVKYNKQFQVMPYPNRTHSISEGAGTNLHLRTLYTNYLLKSCPPGPR from the coding sequence GTGAAATCAACACCTAGTATTTTTTGCCGTTTTTTCATTGTTCTGGTAATTACGCTCTCAAATCATTCGTTATGGGCACAGGTCCCTGGCCGACAAATCCATTGGTCGGCTGATGGGAATGCTTATACAAGTATCGAGCAGGGCGATTTAGTAAAAACAGATATTCGAACGGGAAATAGAACGGTGGTTTTACCCAAAGCCAGATTGCAGCCAGTGGCCCACGATCAGGCATCGCCCATTGCCGATTTTACTTTTTCCAGCGATAGTAGCAGCATTCTACTGTTTACTAATACCGCTCGGGTCTGGCGTTATAACACGCGTGGGGATTATTACCTGGTGAATCGGACCACGGGTGAGTTGCGGCAGCTTGGAAAAGGCCGACCATCACAATCGCTGATGTATGCCAAACTGTCGCCCGATAGTCGTACTGTAGCGTACGTTAGTGAGCATAACCTATTTGTGGAGGATGTAGCAACAGGTAAAATAACCCAACTTACTGCCGATGGGACCCGTAAACGCATTAATGGTACGTTCGACTGGGCCTATGAGGAAGAGTTTGGATGCCGCGACGGATTTCGGTGGAGTCCTGATAGTAAGCAGCTTGCGTATTGGCAGGTCGATGCAACGGGGATTCGCGATTATCTGATGCTCAATACAACCGATTCGGTGTATTCGCATGTTGTTCCAGTCGAATATCCTAAAGTGGGAGAGTCTCCTTCGCCCACCCGAATCGGGATTGTATCGGTTGCGGGTGGCCGTGACGCCGTACCGACAACCAGCTGGCTGGCCATACCCGGTGATCCGCAGCAGCATTACCTGCCTCGAATGGCCTGGTTACCAAATGGAAGCGGTCTGATTGTGCAACAATTGAACCGTAAGCAAAATGAAAGTAAACTTTTGATCTGTTCAACTACGGGACAGTCGATAACACCAATTTATACCGAAACCGACAAAGCCTGGATCGATGCCAAAGATGATCCCGCTAGCTGGGAATGGATTGATGGTGGAAAAGCGTTCGTGTGGCTTTCTGAAAAAGATGGGTGGCAGCATCTATATCGGATCAATGCCGATGGAAAGAAAGAAACGTTATTGACGCCCGGTTCGTATGATGTGGCCAGTATCAGCCATATCGATGAAGCGACCAACCTGATTTACTTTATTGCCTCTCCTCAGAATACTAACCAGCGATACCTTTATCGTACCCGGCTGGACGGAAAAGGGAAAGCCGAACGGGTCACCCCCGCCGATTTGTCAGGGACGAACAGTTATGTTATATCCCCAAATGGCCGACTGGCTCAGCATACCTTTACCAATTACCAGACTCCACCCGTTCGCCAGTGGGTTACCCTGCCCGACCATAAACCTGTAAGTGGTCAGAATGGTCTGAAAATCAATACAATGCCTAAACCTAACATCAATTTCTTTACCGTCACCACCGACGATGGCGTAACGCTAGACGGCTGGATGGCGAAACCTACGGATTTTGACAGTACCAAAAAATATCCAGTTGTTTTCTATGTCTACGGCGAACCGGCCAGCAGTACCGTGAATGATGTATTTTCGGTAGGTCAGAATCGACTTTTCAATGGCGATATGGCCAAAGCGGGGTATCTGTATGTGGCGCTCGATAATCGGGGAACTCCCAATCTGAAAGGGGCTGCCTGGCGCAAATCGATTTATCGGCAAATTGGTCGGCTCAACGTCCGCGATCAGGCTATGGGGGCTAAAAAATTATTGGCCCAGCATGCCTACATGGATACCAGTCGGGTAGCCGTCTGGGGGTGGAGTGGGGGAGGTTCAACAACGCTGCATCTGCTTTTTCAGTACCCCGACATCTATAAAACAGGTATTTCCATCGCGGCTGTTGGCAATCAATTATTTTACGACAATATTTACCAGGAACGATACATGGGCCTCCCCCAGGAGAACCGCGAGGATTTTGTGAATGGGTCGCCGGTTACCTATGCCAAAAATCTGCGGGGCAATCTGCTCTATATTCATGGTACCGGTGACGATAATGTGCATTACGATAATGCCGAGGTACTGATTAATGAACTAGTAAAATATAATAAGCAGTTTCAGGTGATGCCCTATCCAAACCGGACGCACAGCATTTCGGAGGGAGCGGGTACCAATCTGCATTTGCGGACACTGTATACCAATTACCTACTGAAATCATGTCCTCCCGGCCCTCGTTGA
- a CDS encoding transposase, translated as MRTNRHLLWAGLLPVMLLMGCGGSKEKEEEEKKEEESVSALGAVGALKEMASKAEELQKNGPVETVDFRKLKELLPADADGLPRKEATGEKNGAAGMVISTANGKYSNDDGSESIELSIIDGGGSAMMIGLAAWSMVEIDKETDNGYEKTSTMGSNKSYEKYDNASKDGEINVLVNKRFIVSAKGHGVSMDKLKSVLGDLDLDKVGALK; from the coding sequence ATGCGAACGAATCGACATTTGTTGTGGGCCGGATTGCTGCCGGTGATGTTGTTGATGGGTTGTGGCGGAAGTAAAGAAAAAGAGGAAGAAGAGAAAAAAGAGGAGGAGTCGGTGTCGGCCTTAGGAGCCGTTGGCGCCCTGAAGGAAATGGCATCGAAGGCCGAAGAGTTGCAGAAGAATGGCCCAGTCGAAACCGTCGATTTTCGTAAGCTGAAAGAGCTGTTACCCGCCGATGCGGATGGACTGCCGCGTAAAGAAGCGACCGGTGAGAAAAATGGTGCGGCAGGCATGGTCATTTCGACGGCCAATGGGAAATATTCGAACGACGATGGCAGCGAAAGCATCGAACTGTCTATTATCGATGGGGGAGGCTCTGCTATGATGATTGGCCTGGCTGCCTGGTCAATGGTTGAAATTGATAAGGAAACCGATAACGGGTACGAGAAAACGAGTACTATGGGTAGCAACAAATCCTACGAGAAATACGATAACGCCAGCAAAGACGGTGAGATAAACGTACTGGTAAACAAACGATTTATCGTCTCAGCAAAAGGACACGGAGTTAGTATGGATAAGTTAAAATCAGTCCTGGGGGATCTCGATCTTGATAAAGTTGGCGCTCTGAAGTAG
- a CDS encoding BamA/TamA family outer membrane protein produces MIPKMWPSVILAVTVFLMSFQCALADSATDSTQTVVIRSITLKGNYRTKDRIVAREMTLHVGDSVRLSDLPDRLAWDQRNINNTTLFITVDLTTSLSSPSDSTQLAQLDLTVTMKERWYFIAYPVFDLADRNFNEWWYDRGRDFSRVIYGGRLSYRNVTGTNDRLQIAIERGFLQRTVLSYATPYIDKAQKIGLRADLVYVTNKEIPYRTQFDKWVYVKSEDVLRERAYATVILTHRRGLYHYHTLNATYTRNTIADTIAKLNPDYFLDGRTTQHYSSLGYSYRYDRRDNVVYPLQGTLFFGGVTVSGLLPSDNFRFLDVSASITRYWPLGGKFYGAVNVRGRSTWPNHQPYYNLRGLGNSSDMIRGYELYVIDGQRTAIWRNSLRYQLFNVRKQLNWLHVRQFNTVPIAAYLTAFGDTGYVHSTVAEQYQSHLANKLLAGTGMSLDIVTFYNLVLRFSGTINAQGTTGFFFNLAQEL; encoded by the coding sequence ATGATTCCCAAAATGTGGCCGTCCGTTATACTGGCTGTAACGGTGTTTCTGATGTCTTTTCAATGCGCTCTCGCTGATTCAGCGACCGATTCGACACAGACAGTCGTGATACGTTCCATTACGCTTAAAGGTAATTACCGTACAAAAGATCGGATCGTCGCACGCGAAATGACCCTGCATGTTGGTGATTCTGTTCGGTTGTCGGACCTGCCGGACCGCCTTGCCTGGGATCAGCGAAATATCAATAACACGACCCTTTTTATAACCGTCGATCTAACTACGTCACTCAGCTCACCGTCGGATTCGACTCAATTGGCGCAACTCGATCTGACTGTGACGATGAAAGAGCGATGGTATTTTATTGCTTACCCAGTTTTCGATCTGGCCGACCGTAATTTTAATGAATGGTGGTACGACCGGGGACGTGATTTCAGCCGGGTTATTTATGGAGGCCGACTGAGTTACCGAAACGTTACGGGTACTAACGACCGGCTTCAAATAGCCATCGAACGTGGTTTTCTACAACGTACTGTGCTGTCGTATGCCACTCCTTACATTGATAAGGCCCAGAAAATCGGTTTACGCGCCGATCTGGTGTACGTTACCAATAAGGAAATTCCTTACCGGACTCAGTTCGATAAATGGGTATACGTCAAATCGGAAGATGTGCTTCGCGAACGGGCTTATGCGACGGTAATTCTGACGCATCGCCGGGGGCTATATCATTACCATACGCTCAACGCTACCTATACCCGAAATACCATTGCTGATACCATTGCAAAACTGAATCCTGATTATTTCCTTGATGGTCGTACAACCCAGCACTATTCGTCGCTGGGTTACAGTTACCGATACGACCGGCGCGACAACGTTGTCTATCCGTTGCAGGGAACGTTGTTTTTTGGAGGGGTAACGGTATCAGGCTTATTGCCCAGCGATAACTTTCGGTTTCTGGATGTATCGGCATCTATTACCCGATATTGGCCATTGGGAGGTAAATTTTATGGAGCTGTCAATGTGCGTGGGCGTTCCACCTGGCCGAATCATCAGCCCTATTACAACCTACGCGGCCTCGGTAATTCCAGTGATATGATCCGTGGGTATGAGTTATACGTGATTGATGGCCAGCGTACGGCTATCTGGCGGAATAGTCTGCGATATCAGCTGTTTAATGTTCGGAAGCAACTCAACTGGCTACACGTTCGTCAGTTCAATACCGTGCCGATAGCGGCTTACCTGACAGCCTTCGGGGATACCGGCTATGTACACAGTACAGTAGCCGAACAGTATCAGAGCCATCTCGCCAATAAACTACTGGCTGGTACAGGAATGAGCCTCGATATTGTAACATTCTATAATCTGGTGCTGCGATTCAGCGGTACTATCAACGCTCAGGGTACCACTGGCTTTTTCTTTAATCTGGCGCAGGAGTTATAA
- a CDS encoding M1 family metallopeptidase encodes MACLLALPVVSSAQRMEFTHDDTLRGSITPERAWWDLTFYHLNVRVRLTDSTLTGSTTIRYRVLKANTVMQVDLQRPLRITRVEQDGESLSVRQDGNAWFVTLSKVQTPGSKESITVYYSGKPHVAKRPPWDGGMVWKHDKAGHWFIATACQGLGASAWWPCKDHMYDEPDSMAISVTVPEDLTDVSNGRLRRVTTNPDHTRTFDWYVQNPINNYGVNLNIARYEHWEETYSGEKGPLTLNYYVLPEHLDSARVQFQQVPKMLKAFEYWFGPYPFYADGYKLVETPYLGMEHQSSITYGNRFQNGYLGRDLSRTGWGLKWDFIIVHESGHEWFANNITYKDIADMWIHESFTNYSENLFTEYYYGKDAGAQYVVGCRANIRNDRPIIGIYNVNYEGSGDMYYKGGNMLHMIRQLVGDDAKWRQLLRGMNKTFYHQTVTSTQIEQYMIQQTGLNLKPVFDQYLRDVRIPVLEYKLVASGVQYRWTNCIAGFSMPVRVCYNETGPFQQLQPTTQWKTIAAKEVTSLLPDSNYYVNCRRVD; translated from the coding sequence ATGGCCTGCTTACTTGCTTTGCCTGTTGTGTCATCAGCGCAGCGTATGGAGTTTACCCACGATGATACGCTGCGAGGTTCCATAACGCCTGAACGAGCCTGGTGGGACTTAACGTTTTACCACCTGAACGTGCGCGTACGGCTTACCGATAGTACCCTGACGGGGTCAACGACCATTCGGTATCGGGTACTGAAAGCCAATACGGTCATGCAGGTAGATTTGCAACGCCCCCTGCGAATTACGCGTGTAGAGCAGGATGGGGAATCGTTGTCGGTTCGGCAGGATGGTAATGCCTGGTTTGTGACCCTGTCGAAGGTACAGACACCAGGAAGTAAGGAATCGATCACTGTCTATTATTCGGGCAAGCCCCACGTGGCTAAACGTCCACCGTGGGATGGGGGTATGGTCTGGAAACACGACAAAGCAGGCCACTGGTTTATTGCCACAGCCTGCCAAGGATTAGGAGCCAGTGCCTGGTGGCCCTGCAAAGACCATATGTACGACGAGCCTGATTCAATGGCCATCAGTGTAACCGTACCCGAAGACCTTACTGACGTATCGAACGGGCGCCTTCGACGAGTAACAACCAATCCCGATCATACGCGTACCTTCGACTGGTATGTGCAGAATCCCATCAATAATTATGGTGTTAACCTCAACATTGCCCGGTATGAACATTGGGAAGAAACGTATTCGGGTGAAAAAGGACCGCTTACGCTGAACTATTACGTATTACCGGAACATCTGGACTCCGCCAGGGTACAGTTTCAGCAGGTGCCTAAAATGCTGAAAGCGTTTGAGTACTGGTTTGGCCCGTATCCCTTCTATGCTGACGGCTATAAACTGGTCGAGACGCCCTACCTTGGCATGGAGCATCAAAGTTCGATTACCTACGGCAATCGCTTTCAGAATGGCTATTTAGGGCGCGATCTGTCCAGAACGGGCTGGGGACTAAAATGGGATTTTATCATCGTGCATGAGTCGGGTCATGAGTGGTTTGCTAATAATATCACCTACAAGGATATTGCTGATATGTGGATTCATGAGAGTTTTACCAACTACTCAGAAAACCTGTTTACGGAATACTATTACGGTAAAGATGCTGGAGCGCAGTATGTAGTCGGCTGCCGGGCCAATATCCGAAACGACCGGCCGATTATTGGCATTTACAACGTCAATTACGAAGGTTCAGGTGATATGTATTACAAAGGAGGGAATATGCTCCACATGATCCGTCAACTGGTTGGCGATGATGCCAAATGGCGGCAACTGCTGCGGGGTATGAATAAAACCTTTTACCACCAGACGGTCACAAGTACGCAAATTGAGCAGTATATGATTCAGCAAACGGGCTTGAACCTGAAACCTGTTTTTGACCAGTATCTGCGCGATGTTCGGATTCCTGTACTCGAATACAAGCTCGTTGCCAGTGGGGTACAATACCGATGGACTAACTGCATAGCCGGGTTTTCGATGCCCGTTCGGGTGTGCTATAATGAAACCGGACCATTTCAACAGCTCCAACCCACTACTCAATGGAAAACGATTGCAGCTAAAGAGGTAACCTCGCTATTGCCCGATTCAAATTACTATGTGAATTGCAGGCGTGTTGATTGA